A genomic window from Diospyros lotus cultivar Yz01 chromosome 2, ASM1463336v1, whole genome shotgun sequence includes:
- the LOC127795258 gene encoding cysteine-rich receptor-like protein kinase 29 isoform X2, whose translation MPSPKQLLLLFHVFTAIAGLAAGQPTPLFGTECVPTGNYTANSTYQKNLDMLLSSLSPNIDKYGFYSSSIGQNSDRAYAMALCRGDVRPETCHSCVNESIRAVTQLCPNYKEAIGWFDNCTLRYSNESMNGKVVTRPDICMFNVNNATNKDRFNEKVENLLSSLRVKAAAGGSLRKFASGTALGPDFETIYGLVQCTPDLSEQQCNDCLARASTLDSRCCSGMVGGIVLFPSCNIRYEIYTFFEEIPVDAPPPNPPPASPGKDSNATKIVTIVVVSSVTSVIALIICLCILKRKWKKRRPERRFESEATTEFNTMDKINSLESLKYDFHTLCAATDNFSNANKLGQGGFGIVYKGKLDEGQEIAVKRLSTNSVQGELEFKNEVMLMAKLQHRNLVRLLGFCLQGIERLLVYEFVPNSSLDHFLFDAEMNPKISDFGMARLFVTDETQGSTNRIVGTYGYMAPEYAMHGNFSIKSDIFSFGVLILEIVTGKKNTSFQNDENLEDLLSYVWKAWKEGTASNLIDPMLSSGSRSMREMMRCLNIGLLCVQEKVADRPTMASVVLMFTSLSLTLPAPSKPAFFMQGSMDENMQVAKEKNPSSSGVTESSHGSINEASITELYPR comes from the exons ATGCCCTCCCCCAAACagcttcttctcctcttccacGTTTTCACAGCGATCGCCGGCCTCGCCGCCGGCCAGCCTACCCCACTTTTCGGGACAGAATGCGTGCCCACCGGCAATTACACCGCCAACAGCACATACCAGAAAAACCTCGACAtgctcctctcttctctctcgccTAACATCGATAAGTACGGCTTCTACAGCTCCTCCATTGGCCAAAACTCCGACCGGGCTTACGCCATGGCGCTTTGCAGAGGAGACGTTCGGCCGGAAACTTGTCACAGTTGTGTCAATGAGTCCATTAGAGCGGTCACACAACTCTGTCCAAACTACAAGGAAGCAATCGGCTGGTTCGATAATTGCACGCTGCGTTACTCCAACGAGTCGATGAACGGGAAAGTGGTAACGCGTCCGGATATATGTATGTTCAACGTGAATAACGCAACGAACAAGGATCGGTTCAATGAGAAGGTAGAGAACTTACTGAGCAGCCTACGCGTCAAGGCTGCCGCGGGTGGCTCCCTCCGCAAGTTTGCCTCCGGAACTGCCCTCGGTCCAGATTTCGAAACTATATATGGTCTGGTGCAGTGTACACCGGATTTGTCGGAGCAGCAGTGCAATGATTGCCTGGCTCGAGCCTCGACCCTTGATTCGAGATGTTGTAGTGGGATGGTTGGTGGGATAGTTTTATTCCCCAGTTGTAATATCCGGTACGAGATTTACACATTCTTCGAGGAGATTCCGGTCGATGCGCCGCCACCCAATCCGCCACCAGCATCGCCAG GAAAGGACAGTAATGCAACTAAAATAGTCACTATAGTGGTTGTTTCATCTGTCACTTCTGTGATAGCACTAATTATCTGCCTTTGCATCCTTAAAAGAAAGTGGAAGAAGAGGAGACCAGAGCGTAGATTTGAAA GTGAAGCCACCACTGAATTTAATACTATGGACAAAATTAACAGTTTGGAATCCTTGAAATACGACTTTCACACTCTCTGTGCTGCAACAGATAACTTTTCCAATGCTAATAAACTTGGTCAAGGTGGTTTCGGAATTGTTTACAAG GGTAAGCTTGATGAAGGACAAGAAATTGCTGTGAAGAGGTTATCTACAAATTCTGTACAAGGGGAATTGGAATTCAAGAATGAGGTTATGTTAATGGCCAAGCTTCAACATAGAAATTTGGTTAGACTTCTTGGTTTTTGCTTGCAAGGAATAGAAAGGCTTCTTGTCTATGAGTTTGTGCCCAACTCAAGCCTTGATCATTTCTTATTTG ATGCAGAAATGAATCCCAAAATATCAGATTTTGGCATGGCAAGATTATTTGTGACGGATGAAACTCAAGGGAGCACAAATAGAATTGTCGGGACTTA TGGATACATGGCTCCAGAGTACGCAATGCATGGGAACTTTTCAATAAAGTCTGATATTTTTAGCTTTGGTGTACTAATTCTAGAAATTGTCACGGGAAAAAAGAACACTTCTTTTCAAAATGACGAGAATTTAGAGGACCTTTTGAGCTAT GTTTGGAAAGCTTGGAAGGAAGGAACAGCTTCGAATTTGATTGATCCAATGTTAAGTTCTGGTTCAAGATCAATGCGTGAGATGATGCGATGCCTCAATATTGGTTTGCTATGCGTTCAAGAAAAAGTTGCAGATCGACCAACCATGGCTTCTGTTGTTCTTATGTTTACTAGCTTATCTCTCACTCTTCCAGCTCCTTCAAAGCCTGCATTTTTTATGCAAGGAAGCATGGATGAAAATATGCAAGTAGCCAAAGAAAAGAATCCTAGTTCTTCAGGAGTGACCGAGTCTTCCCATGGATCGATTAATGAGGCTTCAATTACAGAATTATATCCTCGATGA
- the LOC127795258 gene encoding cysteine-rich receptor-like protein kinase 44 isoform X1, with translation MPSPKQLLLLFHVFTAIAGLAAGQPTPLFGTECVPTGNYTANSTYQKNLDMLLSSLSPNIDKYGFYSSSIGQNSDRAYAMALCRGDVRPETCHSCVNESIRAVTQLCPNYKEAIGWFDNCTLRYSNESMNGKVVTRPDICMFNVNNATNKDRFNEKVENLLSSLRVKAAAGGSLRKFASGTALGPDFETIYGLVQCTPDLSEQQCNDCLARASTLDSRCCSGMVGGIVLFPSCNIRYEIYTFFEEIPVDAPPPNPPPASPGKDSNATKIVTIVVVSSVTSVIALIICLCILKRKWKKRRPERRFESEATTEFNTMDKINSLESLKYDFHTLCAATDNFSNANKLGQGGFGIVYKGKLDEGQEIAVKRLSTNSVQGELEFKNEVMLMAKLQHRNLVRLLGFCLQGIERLLVYEFVPNSSLDHFLFDPTKRTYLDWERRSKIISGVARGLLYLHEDSRLRIIHRDLKASNVLLDAEMNPKISDFGMARLFVTDETQGSTNRIVGTYGYMAPEYAMHGNFSIKSDIFSFGVLILEIVTGKKNTSFQNDENLEDLLSYVWKAWKEGTASNLIDPMLSSGSRSMREMMRCLNIGLLCVQEKVADRPTMASVVLMFTSLSLTLPAPSKPAFFMQGSMDENMQVAKEKNPSSSGVTESSHGSINEASITELYPR, from the exons ATGCCCTCCCCCAAACagcttcttctcctcttccacGTTTTCACAGCGATCGCCGGCCTCGCCGCCGGCCAGCCTACCCCACTTTTCGGGACAGAATGCGTGCCCACCGGCAATTACACCGCCAACAGCACATACCAGAAAAACCTCGACAtgctcctctcttctctctcgccTAACATCGATAAGTACGGCTTCTACAGCTCCTCCATTGGCCAAAACTCCGACCGGGCTTACGCCATGGCGCTTTGCAGAGGAGACGTTCGGCCGGAAACTTGTCACAGTTGTGTCAATGAGTCCATTAGAGCGGTCACACAACTCTGTCCAAACTACAAGGAAGCAATCGGCTGGTTCGATAATTGCACGCTGCGTTACTCCAACGAGTCGATGAACGGGAAAGTGGTAACGCGTCCGGATATATGTATGTTCAACGTGAATAACGCAACGAACAAGGATCGGTTCAATGAGAAGGTAGAGAACTTACTGAGCAGCCTACGCGTCAAGGCTGCCGCGGGTGGCTCCCTCCGCAAGTTTGCCTCCGGAACTGCCCTCGGTCCAGATTTCGAAACTATATATGGTCTGGTGCAGTGTACACCGGATTTGTCGGAGCAGCAGTGCAATGATTGCCTGGCTCGAGCCTCGACCCTTGATTCGAGATGTTGTAGTGGGATGGTTGGTGGGATAGTTTTATTCCCCAGTTGTAATATCCGGTACGAGATTTACACATTCTTCGAGGAGATTCCGGTCGATGCGCCGCCACCCAATCCGCCACCAGCATCGCCAG GAAAGGACAGTAATGCAACTAAAATAGTCACTATAGTGGTTGTTTCATCTGTCACTTCTGTGATAGCACTAATTATCTGCCTTTGCATCCTTAAAAGAAAGTGGAAGAAGAGGAGACCAGAGCGTAGATTTGAAA GTGAAGCCACCACTGAATTTAATACTATGGACAAAATTAACAGTTTGGAATCCTTGAAATACGACTTTCACACTCTCTGTGCTGCAACAGATAACTTTTCCAATGCTAATAAACTTGGTCAAGGTGGTTTCGGAATTGTTTACAAG GGTAAGCTTGATGAAGGACAAGAAATTGCTGTGAAGAGGTTATCTACAAATTCTGTACAAGGGGAATTGGAATTCAAGAATGAGGTTATGTTAATGGCCAAGCTTCAACATAGAAATTTGGTTAGACTTCTTGGTTTTTGCTTGCAAGGAATAGAAAGGCTTCTTGTCTATGAGTTTGTGCCCAACTCAAGCCTTGATCATTTCTTATTTG ATCCCACCAAACGAACATATTTGGATTGGGAAAGACGTTCCAAGATCATAAGTGGAGTCGCTCGAGGACTTCTATACCTTCACGAAGATTCAAGACTTCGAATAATTCATCGAGATCTAAAAGCTAGCAATGTTCTTTTAGATGCAGAAATGAATCCCAAAATATCAGATTTTGGCATGGCAAGATTATTTGTGACGGATGAAACTCAAGGGAGCACAAATAGAATTGTCGGGACTTA TGGATACATGGCTCCAGAGTACGCAATGCATGGGAACTTTTCAATAAAGTCTGATATTTTTAGCTTTGGTGTACTAATTCTAGAAATTGTCACGGGAAAAAAGAACACTTCTTTTCAAAATGACGAGAATTTAGAGGACCTTTTGAGCTAT GTTTGGAAAGCTTGGAAGGAAGGAACAGCTTCGAATTTGATTGATCCAATGTTAAGTTCTGGTTCAAGATCAATGCGTGAGATGATGCGATGCCTCAATATTGGTTTGCTATGCGTTCAAGAAAAAGTTGCAGATCGACCAACCATGGCTTCTGTTGTTCTTATGTTTACTAGCTTATCTCTCACTCTTCCAGCTCCTTCAAAGCCTGCATTTTTTATGCAAGGAAGCATGGATGAAAATATGCAAGTAGCCAAAGAAAAGAATCCTAGTTCTTCAGGAGTGACCGAGTCTTCCCATGGATCGATTAATGAGGCTTCAATTACAGAATTATATCCTCGATGA